Proteins from one Gemmatimonadaceae bacterium genomic window:
- a CDS encoding plastocyanin/azurin family copper-binding protein, which translates to MKRWNFAAALMAAAVLAGCGGAGGSGDSTGPTTTPPVTGGPPPTTSNTNQVTMTSSQTFSPGTVNVPKGTTVTWTWPACDDTGYGGYASCVTHSVVFDDGSNISSPEQSAGTFTRTFATAGTFKYHCGVHGTAMNGQVVVQ; encoded by the coding sequence ATGAAACGATGGAATTTCGCGGCTGCCCTGATGGCAGCCGCCGTACTTGCCGGTTGCGGCGGCGCCGGCGGCAGCGGCGATAGCACGGGCCCGACCACCACTCCGCCGGTCACCGGCGGACCACCGCCGACCACCTCGAACACGAACCAAGTCACCATGACGAGCAGCCAGACCTTCTCGCCCGGGACGGTGAATGTGCCCAAGGGCACCACGGTGACGTGGACCTGGCCGGCTTGCGACGATACCGGGTACGGTGGCTACGCGAGCTGCGTGACACATAGCGTCGTCTTCGACGATGGCAGCAACATCAGCTCGCCCGAGCAATCGGCCGGCACCTTCACCCGCACGTTCGCCACCGCCGGCACGTTCAAGTATCACTGCGGCGTCCACGGCACGGCGATGAACGGCCAGGTCGTCGTCCAGTAG